In one window of Fulvia fulva chromosome 5, complete sequence DNA:
- a CDS encoding Secreted isochorismatase effector Isc1, whose product MMTGPARRLVRPTLFVCDLQEKFRGAIYEFAKVVATTQKLLKASQALDIPVFATTQLRAKLGETCPELGLDGPDGVQTKVHADKSAFSMWTPEVQKAFKELGSEKRECVIVGIESHICVTQTTLDLLREGHKVYVIADGVSSCNPQEIPIALDRLRAEGAVVTSSESFLYECMGDAGIAQFKDMSKLVKEYSGKTKEGLQALSKF is encoded by the exons ATGATGACGGGTCCCGCGCGTCGCTTAG TGCGGCCGACTCTTTT CGTCTGTGATCTCCAGGAGAAGTTCCGAGGAGCGATCTACGAGTTCGCGAAGGTCGTTGCAACCACCCAGAAATTGCTCAAAGCCAGCCAAGCTCTGGACATTCCCGTCTTCGCGACTACACAGCTACGCGCCAAGCTAGGTGAAACATGCCCGGAGCTGGGGCTAGACGGTCCCGATGGTGTCCAGACCAAGGTCCATGCAGACAAGAGCGCTTTCTCCATGTGGACGCCGGAGGTCCAGAAGGCGTTCAAAGAGCTTGGTAGTGAGAAGCGAGAGTGTGTGATTGTGGGTATCGAATCGCATATCTGTGTGACACAGACCACGTTGGACCTGCTGAGGGAGGGACACAAGGTGTATGTCATCGCGGATGGCGTGTCCAGCTGTAATCCTCAGGAGATTCCCATTGCTTTGGACAGGCTGAGAGCTGAGGGTGCTGTCGTTACCAGCTCGGAGAGCTTCCTGTACGAGTGCATGGGCGACGCCGGCATTGCCCAGTTCAAGGACATGTCGAAGCTCGTCAAAGAGTACAGCGGGAAGACGAAGGAAGGCTTGCAGGCGTTAAGCAAGTTCTAA
- a CDS encoding Poly(A) RNA polymerase cid13, translating to MAGLPNGTNRLDLSRPAVQSQASNSVPSTPFQKPRDLSRRFSRSPSPNRGLSNQSPHSVASEAIGGNGRAHRGAPVVCKFESGEEFRKRRMPYVDGGDQELSPPKKEPKKTLNPDERDKLSGDMRELYDRLLPSQESEERRTKLVPKLDRILNDEWPGNDIRVNVFGSSGNMLSSTDSDVDICITTTLKKLDPMHSLAALLHKHGMEKIVCRAAAKVPIVKAWDPELQLAIDINVNNPLALQNTRMIRTYVQLDDRVRPLAKIIKYWTKRRILNDAAYGGTISSYTWICMIINFLQRRKPPILPSLQKIVDRRRKNESGEESTFADDIDALKGFGDANKESLGELLFQFFRHYGYEFSYSTHVISVREGRLVERKEKGWAASDFHNKESRASICVEEPFTVDRNLGNSADIYAWHGIHTEIRRAFELLEDGLQLEKCCEQYVFPKEEKPIFQKPPPKPKPTLTRSASQSGQNNREPGTGRSRKANRNQSSQRAGGRRASSGASFSNQRIGLPFSPPMGAAHGDYFQARGTLHEQLAQQYQILQAQEKALMQQLAQQQHTQTQGRKGDPAGSGSPRPRPHMNGLPSPRIMDHPPQTAPLLPGYPYHYPARYPPPSPMSQARSREGTNTNPPSPALSAAMPALRRQVHRASLPDASASSIRSQSQPGRPMQHPLALQQQIHPGYDVTGALGAHYQSIRSASQMYQPGQPGLPMPFAPYSAGPYPGVPSMEHVGPKEYVGYYVSPQLGPQYAGAGQMQPPQMTLQNPPTRQRRVTPDLMPPLVNDRHSSRSPSPLGQARSYAVPGDRRSSQPLAMSIQSPGSMTHSIPTLPPIPALPAPVLPIAPAHVDTGGPLIVNGSTSSHLPQQIPRANGSSEVDHRAYHDPAPIIQQEEAYVPRPLPLRTNLDRSAPEQMLSMERRTTSPLQSPTCGTKPDRGLMLSPNGLTPHVNGVNGHLHESTSLSAAPLLSPVAELRTPSPTRSRGFDTYESPEANGGLFKAAKIANAKQVAKEVVNENQAPHEPFKHERQGSASIMAESRPSAATKESEPKSALQTVTNQSSWQQVPKKTHRKSKSMAGSKSANGFGGQPLPANESERKGG from the exons ATGGCGGGCCTACCCAACGGCACCAACCGACTCGATCTCTCTCGTCCCGCCGTACAATCACAAGCCAGCAACTCAGTCCCCTCGACGCCCTTTCAGAAACCGCGCGATCTCAGCCGGAGATTCTCCCGCTCACCATCGCCTAATCGCGGCCTCAGTAACCAGTCGCCGCATTCCGTCGCTTCGGAGGCAATAGGTGGGAATGGCCGTGCTCACAGAGGCGCACCCGTCGTGTGCAAGTTCGAGAGCGGCGAGGAGTTTAGGAAACGCCGGATGCCGTATGTCGACGGTGGCGACCAGGAGCTGAGCCCACCGAAGAAGGAGCCAAAGAAGACGCTGAATCCAGATGAGCGGGACAAGCTGAGTGGGGACATGCGCGAGCTTTATGACCGGTTACTGCCATCGCAAGAGAGTGAAGAGCGAAGGACCAAGCTGGTGCCCAAGCTGGATCGAATACTGAACGACGAATGGCCCGGGAACGACATTCGCGTGAACGTCTTCGGGTCATCAGGGAACATGCTGAGCTCGACAGACTCAGATGTGGACATCTGCATCACGACGACACTGAAGAAGCTGGATCCAATGCACTCATTAGCTGCACTTTTGCACAAAC ATGGCATGGAGAAGATTGTCTGTCGTGCTGCCGCGAAGGTACCCATTGTGAAAGCTTGGGATCCAGAGTTGCAGCTCGCGATTGACATTAATGTGAATAACCCACTCGCACTACAGAACACCCGCATGATCAGGACATATGTACAGCTCGACGACAGAGTGCGCCCCTTGGCAAAGATCATCAAGTATTGGACTAAGCGTCGAATACTGAATGATGCTG CATACGGTGGCACGATAAGCTCATACACTTGGATTTGCATGATCATCAACTTCTTGCAAAGACGCAAACCGCCCATATTACCTTCGCTACAGAAAATCGTTGATCGACGGCGAAAGAACGAATCTGGCGAAGAGTCTACGTTTGCCGACGATATCGATGCCCTAAAAGGATTTGGTGACGCCAACAAGGAGTCTTTGGGAGAGCTGCTCTTTCAGTTCTTCCGACATTATGGCTACGAGTTCAGCTACTCTACGCATGTCATCTCCGTGCGTGAAGGACGACTGGTAGAAAGGAAGGAAAAAGGATGGGCTGCCAGCGACTTTCACAACAAGGAGTCTCGAGCTAGTATCTGTGTGGAAGAACCTTTCACTGTTGATAGGAACCTGGGCAATTCTGCGGATATCTATGCGTGGCACGGCATTCATACCGAGATCCGACGAGCATTCGAACTGCTGGAAGATGGCCTCCAGCTGGAAAAATGCTGCGAGCAATATGTGTTTCCCAAAGAGGAGAAACCTATATTTCAGAAGCCACCACCCAAGCCGAAACCGACCTTGACCAGGAGTGCGTCACAATCTGGACAGAACAACCGCGAGCCTGGGACAGGAAGATCGAGGAAAGCGAATCGAAATCAGTCATCACAGAGAGCCGGTGGGCGAAGAGCGTCTAGCGGAGCCTCTTTCAGCAACCAGCGCATCGGACTGCCGTTCAGTCCACCAATGGGCGCCGCTCATGGCGACTACTTCCAAGCCAGAGGAACTTTGCACGAACAGCTGGCACAGCAATACCAGATACTCCAGGCACAAGAGAAAGCTCTCATGCAACAGCTTGCGCAACAGCAGCATACGCAGACTCAGGGGAGAAAGGGAGATCCGGCCGGCTCCGGCTCTCCTCGACCCAGGCCCCATATGAATGGACTTCCGAGTCCTCGAATAATGGACCACCCGCCCCAGACAGCACCTTTACTGCCTGGTTACCCATATCACTACCCAGCGCGATATCCGCCTCCTTCCCCCATGTCCCAAGCACGATCGCGGGAAGGCACAAATACAAACCCTCCTTCACCGGCGCTCTCAGCAGCCATGCCAGCGCTGCGTCGCCAAGTGCATCGAGCATCCCTTCCTGATGCATCAGCGAGCTCGATAAGGTCACAGTCGCAGCCAGGCCGCCCAATGCAGCATCCTCTCGCCCTGCAGCAGCAGATTCATCCAGGCTACGACGTTACTGGCGCTCTTGGTGCACATTACCAAAGCATAAGATCAGCTTCCCAAATGTATCAGCCAGGACAGCCGGGGTTGCCGATGCCATTTGCACCATACTCCGCTGGACCTTACCCAGGAGTGCCCTCTATGGAGCATGTTGGCCCGAAGGAATATGTTGGGTACTATGTCTCACCACAGCTCGGGCCTCAGTACGCCGGTGCGGGCCAGATGCAGCCGCCGCAAATGACGCTGCAAAATCCGCCGACGAGGCAAAGAAGGGTTACGCCCGATCTCATGCCGCCGCTTGTCAACGATCGGCACAGCTCACGCTCACCATCACCACTTGGACAGGCTAGAAGTTACGCAGTCCCGGGCGATCGGAGATCCAGTCAACCTCTGGCTATGAGCATACAGAGCCCAGGCTCGATGACTCACTCAATACCGACGCTGCCACCTATACCGGCGCTACCTGCGCCCGTCCTGCCTATAGCACCGGCACATGTGGACACTGGAGGACCGCTTATTGTGAATGGCTCAACCAGCTCTCATCTGCCACAACAGATTCCCAGGGCCAATGGAAGCTCAGAAGTGGATCATCGTGCATACCATGACCCGGCTCCGATCATTCAGCAAGAAGAAGCGTATGTGCCGCGGCCACTTCCTCTGCGGACGAACCTCGATCGGTCTGCACCTGAACAAATGTTGTCCATGGAAAGGAGAACAACATCTCCGTTGCAGTCACCAACGTGCGGCACAAAGCCAGATCGAGGCCTGATGTTGTCGCCCAATGGCTTGACGCCGCATGTGAACGGCGTCAACGGCCATTTACATGAAAGCACATCACTCAGTGCCGCTCCACTCCTGTCGCCGGTTGCTGAGCTTCGAACACCGTCGCCAACCCGCTCGCGTGGCTTCGATACATACGAATCACCTGAGGCCAATGGCGGGCTTTTCAAAGCGGCCAAGATTGCCAACGCGAAGCAAGTCGCTAAAGAAGTCGTCAACGAGAACCAAGCGCCTCACGAGCCTTTCAAGCATGAAAGACAGGGTAGCGCATCGATTATGGCCGAGAGCAGACCTTCTGCGGCCACTAAAGAGTCGGAGCCAAAAAGCGCACTCCAGACTGTTACGAATCAAAGTTCTTGGCAGCAGGTACCCAAAAAGACCCACAGAAAGAGCAAATCTATGGCTGGATCGAAGTCTGCTAACGGCTTTGGCGGCCAGCCTTTGCCCGCGAATGAGTCTGAACGAAAAGGAGGCTAA